The following coding sequences lie in one Ignavibacteriales bacterium genomic window:
- a CDS encoding alpha-amylase family glycosyl hydrolase, which translates to MLSKIYKSLFIIIALTITTTIIAQVTPGDPTAIPVEFRFTWDLNPTDSGIGINGSMNGWINGIYKMKEVEPKLWKVKLELQPGSYTYKIVKYIDTVGQSGVTGYFTDPLNSNFGGPFNDSFMDVTDPMIYYLLPKNGSVTSNTKPVFMANFAVANQSLLDIDKIEFTLDGAIIPNAKDYYDVVSKIFTYNPSEDLATGSHTAIIKIFNTVGSVAEETTTFSIASGISTAPYTFIFDSQSPNFNFQSTVKTVGVKGTFNFEGLDEMKDSNGVYSVTRELNVGQEEQYTYIVNGGSYINDPDNPNLSSRHRTMVVKKLNARSEYKYFTPPSGISYTSPLPGLDLKAFLTPSDSNYAINPAGIFLKYDGSLARPTKTKIGNDYEVKIKINNPAEGRHVVEWNGKDDHGNNSWTSTYTFGVYPANSGFHYVDGENDDKGTGAYVYPYGVAANSADIRELNIKANTSLDSLIFTIKMEQINKNTRIGFGIVNNLNGKFVEAPADVELKIPEWNGRGIFAILAAPGTDYFDPENENIIYTSREPMVKGLTIAPDVIGVANNEFRFTVPLNLLETVLGTFKDKWYFGAYSYLKDQNGTIEITEANGGSAAEEDPDVYDVTFFADTKFQERLLSNFSSANQIGGPRIAVIGSDQRGYGAVTPADIDPNLGAAPEVKIYANGGDLLYQPVRVKGFADVLFGTTVTLDVNGMAFNAVTNDKKEFDIDVPLVEGENKIIASVPFGNNKTSSSVPVIYNYLINHKPVAKIYKNISASSVELNADSSYDPDGSNLVYSWYQDKDNPAQVNLSNTTSSTTSFSFPQKQGEYYFTLKAKDIANDTGWARAVVVVKQGSAIQPDLTKWHPAWADSAIFYCVFVRTFDASGTFNGITARMQELKNLGVTGIWLLPIHPSTGNMGPDNPGYAITDYMNILSDYGTKQDFKNFVNTAHQYGIRVILDHVIQHTSDLHPFMKDANKYKDASPYYPFYYWDANKNFQYLFTWVDLPSINYSQETTRDYLVRMAKYWVQDFNIDGYRCDVAWAIDSLRTEGPAYWQRWRSEIKNLKPDVFLLAEGDAWQTKLFNKKFDAAYDWKWFGAMKGVISTTQSIDNLDKWITSYEGPGFPKQALTFKFMENQDEQRFIEAYGIANTKVAAAHLLTAPGVPMLYAGQEVGEVTNRGNINWNDPNNLLPYYKKLIEIRKNNPALAYGDFQRISNTSTDKVYSYLRRFGSNNVIVNCNFSSSTVNMAFTVPLDKISFDSTSTFYLVDPLNGVSPKVKGTDLKSYWVTIPPSGVQIYILSNEPLTEVDDQSKAKPLSFDLAQNYPNPFNPSTTIKYSLPFASKIKISVYNVVGQKVDELINREQNAGYYDVVWNAANYASGIYIYNIEATALNGKGNYRVAKKMVLVK; encoded by the coding sequence ATGCTATCAAAAATTTACAAATCGCTATTTATTATTATAGCTTTAACAATTACCACTACGATTATTGCACAGGTTACTCCTGGTGATCCAACCGCGATTCCGGTAGAGTTCAGATTCACGTGGGATTTAAATCCTACAGATTCCGGTATTGGAATTAACGGCAGCATGAATGGATGGATAAACGGTATTTATAAAATGAAAGAGGTTGAACCTAAATTATGGAAAGTTAAACTTGAACTTCAGCCAGGATCCTACACTTATAAAATTGTAAAATATATTGATACGGTCGGGCAAAGTGGGGTTACCGGCTACTTTACTGATCCGCTTAATTCAAATTTCGGAGGACCTTTTAATGATTCTTTTATGGATGTTACCGACCCAATGATTTATTACTTGCTTCCAAAGAATGGTTCGGTTACTTCAAACACAAAACCTGTTTTTATGGCAAACTTTGCAGTAGCAAATCAAAGCCTGCTTGATATAGATAAAATTGAATTTACACTTGATGGAGCCATAATTCCTAATGCCAAGGATTATTATGACGTGGTGAGTAAGATTTTCACATATAATCCTTCGGAAGATTTAGCAACCGGATCGCATACTGCCATCATAAAAATTTTTAATACAGTTGGTAGCGTGGCAGAAGAGACAACTACTTTTTCAATTGCAAGCGGTATAAGCACTGCTCCTTATACTTTCATCTTCGATTCCCAAAGCCCAAATTTCAACTTCCAGAGCACGGTAAAAACAGTTGGCGTTAAAGGAACCTTTAATTTTGAAGGTCTGGACGAAATGAAAGACAGTAATGGAGTTTATTCTGTTACCAGAGAATTAAATGTTGGACAGGAAGAACAATATACTTATATCGTAAATGGTGGCTCATACATTAATGATCCTGATAATCCCAATCTTTCTTCCCGCCACAGAACGATGGTGGTAAAAAAATTAAATGCACGTTCTGAATACAAATATTTTACTCCACCTTCAGGAATTAGCTACACCTCTCCTTTGCCAGGTCTTGATTTGAAAGCTTTTCTTACTCCGAGTGATTCTAATTATGCAATCAATCCAGCCGGCATTTTTCTTAAATACGATGGATCTTTAGCCAGACCAACAAAAACAAAAATCGGGAATGACTACGAAGTAAAAATAAAAATAAATAATCCTGCTGAAGGAAGGCATGTAGTTGAATGGAATGGTAAGGATGATCATGGGAACAACTCATGGACTTCAACTTACACATTCGGTGTTTATCCCGCCAATTCCGGTTTTCATTATGTTGATGGAGAAAACGATGATAAAGGAACCGGAGCATACGTCTACCCTTATGGGGTTGCAGCAAACTCCGCTGATATTCGTGAACTGAATATTAAAGCAAACACTAGTCTTGATTCTCTAATCTTCACAATTAAGATGGAGCAGATTAATAAGAATACAAGAATAGGATTTGGAATAGTAAACAATCTAAATGGAAAATTTGTAGAAGCACCGGCAGATGTTGAATTGAAAATTCCTGAATGGAATGGCAGAGGAATCTTTGCAATTTTAGCGGCTCCTGGTACAGATTATTTTGATCCTGAAAATGAAAATATTATTTATACTTCCCGCGAACCGATGGTAAAAGGATTAACAATTGCACCTGATGTAATTGGTGTTGCAAATAATGAATTCCGTTTTACAGTGCCGCTTAATTTATTGGAAACGGTACTTGGTACTTTCAAGGATAAATGGTACTTCGGCGCATATTCTTATTTGAAAGATCAGAATGGAACAATTGAAATTACAGAAGCCAATGGTGGTTCTGCTGCTGAAGAAGATCCGGATGTTTATGATGTTACTTTTTTTGCAGACACAAAATTCCAGGAAAGATTGTTAAGCAACTTCAGTTCTGCCAATCAGATTGGCGGACCACGGATTGCTGTTATTGGAAGCGACCAGCGCGGTTATGGTGCTGTAACTCCAGCCGATATTGATCCCAATTTGGGTGCTGCACCGGAAGTAAAAATCTATGCAAACGGCGGTGATTTGCTCTATCAACCAGTTAGAGTAAAGGGATTTGCCGATGTTCTTTTCGGTACAACTGTTACTTTGGATGTAAATGGAATGGCATTCAACGCTGTAACGAATGATAAGAAAGAATTTGATATTGATGTTCCTTTGGTGGAAGGCGAAAATAAAATTATTGCATCCGTTCCGTTTGGTAATAATAAAACTAGCAGCAGTGTTCCGGTAATTTATAACTATTTAATCAATCATAAACCGGTTGCAAAAATTTACAAAAACATTTCCGCCAGTTCAGTGGAATTAAATGCCGATAGTTCCTACGATCCTGATGGTTCAAATTTGGTTTATTCCTGGTATCAGGATAAAGACAATCCTGCACAAGTAAATTTGTCAAACACAACAAGTTCAACAACATCTTTTTCGTTTCCGCAGAAGCAAGGCGAGTATTATTTTACACTAAAAGCAAAGGATATTGCAAATGATACCGGCTGGGCAAGAGCAGTTGTTGTAGTTAAACAAGGATCAGCCATACAACCAGACTTAACAAAATGGCATCCAGCGTGGGCAGACAGCGCAATTTTTTATTGTGTCTTTGTAAGAACTTTTGATGCTTCCGGAACATTCAATGGAATTACAGCCCGGATGCAGGAACTTAAAAATCTTGGTGTAACCGGAATATGGCTCCTGCCAATTCATCCCTCAACCGGAAACATGGGACCCGATAATCCAGGTTATGCAATTACAGATTATATGAACATTCTTTCAGATTATGGTACCAAGCAGGATTTTAAAAATTTTGTAAATACTGCACATCAATATGGAATAAGGGTGATATTGGATCACGTAATTCAGCATACTTCCGATCTTCATCCGTTTATGAAAGATGCAAATAAATACAAAGACGCATCTCCTTACTATCCTTTTTATTATTGGGATGCAAATAAAAATTTCCAATATCTTTTCACTTGGGTAGATTTGCCTTCTATTAATTACAGCCAGGAAACTACAAGAGATTACCTTGTAAGAATGGCTAAGTACTGGGTGCAGGATTTTAATATAGATGGTTATCGTTGTGATGTTGCCTGGGCAATCGATTCACTTAGAACTGAAGGACCAGCCTACTGGCAAAGATGGAGAAGTGAAATTAAAAATCTGAAACCGGATGTTTTCCTTTTGGCAGAAGGCGATGCCTGGCAGACAAAATTATTTAACAAGAAATTTGATGCGGCGTATGACTGGAAATGGTTTGGTGCAATGAAAGGTGTAATTTCAACAACACAAAGCATAGATAACCTGGACAAATGGATTACTTCGTATGAAGGTCCGGGGTTCCCTAAACAAGCGCTTACATTTAAATTTATGGAAAACCAGGACGAGCAGCGGTTTATTGAAGCCTACGGAATTGCAAATACCAAAGTTGCCGCGGCTCATTTATTAACAGCGCCAGGTGTTCCAATGCTTTATGCGGGACAGGAAGTTGGCGAAGTAACAAACAGAGGCAACATTAATTGGAATGATCCCAATAACCTGCTGCCCTATTACAAAAAATTAATTGAAATAAGAAAAAATAATCCTGCGCTTGCGTATGGCGATTTCCAGAGGATTTCCAATACATCAACAGATAAAGTTTATTCATATCTCCGTAGATTTGGATCAAACAACGTTATTGTAAACTGCAACTTCAGTTCATCAACGGTTAACATGGCTTTTACCGTTCCGTTAGATAAAATCAGCTTCGATTCAACTTCAACTTTTTATCTTGTTGATCCTTTGAATGGAGTATCGCCAAAAGTAAAAGGAACAGACCTGAAAAGTTACTGGGTAACAATTCCACCCTCAGGAGTGCAGATTTACATTTTATCCAACGAGCCTTTGACGGAAGTTGATGACCAGAGTAAAGCTAAACCGCTTTCATTTGACTTAGCACAGAATTATCCTAATCCGTTCAACCCTTCTACTACGATAAAATATTCTTTGCCGTTTGCAAGCAAAATAAAAATCTCCGTTTATAATGTTGTTGGACAAAAAGTAGATGAGTTGATTAATAGAGAACAAAATGCCGGTTACTATGATGTTGTCTGGAATGCCGCAAACTATGCATCTGGAATATATATTTACAATATTGAAGCAACTGCGTTAAATGGAAAAGGAAATTATCGCGTGGCGAAAAAGATGGTATTGGTAAAGTGA
- a CDS encoding citrate synthase encodes MNTAKLILEGKEYELPVIVGTEGEVAIDISTLRAKSVAITMDSGYGNTGSCESAITFIDGEKGILHYRGYPIEVLARQSNFVEVSYLLIYGHLPTKQEMDDFKYELTHHSLLPEDMKKFYEGVPHNAHPMGVLSSMVTSLTGYYSAKDDDDLNVIRLLAKLKTLAAFTYKNLIGQPYIYPRNELGYAADFLHMMFAVPSEPYEIPQELEKALDLLLILHADHEQNCSTSTVRMVGSSEANLFASISAGISALWGKLHGGANQAVLEMLEMIKADGGNYKKFVDMAKDKNSNFKLMGFGHRVYKNFDPRATILKEAADKVLNQLGKNDPLLDIAKNLERVALEDNYFVERKLYPNVDFYSGIIYRAMGIPTDMFTVMFALGRLPGWIAQWKEMRSDSHARIYRPRQIYVGAVNQTYVPLDKR; translated from the coding sequence ATGAATACAGCTAAATTAATCCTTGAAGGAAAGGAGTATGAGCTTCCGGTTATAGTTGGTACCGAGGGAGAAGTTGCCATAGACATTTCTACCCTGCGAGCTAAATCAGTAGCAATAACAATGGATTCAGGTTATGGTAATACCGGTTCCTGTGAAAGTGCTATAACTTTTATTGATGGCGAAAAAGGAATTTTGCATTACCGCGGTTATCCAATAGAAGTTTTGGCGCGGCAAAGCAACTTTGTAGAAGTTAGTTATTTACTTATATACGGTCACCTTCCAACTAAGCAGGAAATGGATGATTTTAAATATGAATTAACTCATCACAGCCTTTTGCCGGAAGATATGAAAAAGTTTTACGAAGGTGTTCCTCATAACGCGCATCCGATGGGAGTGCTTTCTTCAATGGTTACTTCGCTAACCGGTTATTATTCAGCAAAAGATGATGATGATTTAAATGTAATCCGCCTTCTTGCAAAACTTAAAACTTTGGCTGCATTTACTTATAAAAATTTAATCGGGCAACCATATATTTATCCAAGAAATGAATTAGGTTACGCCGCTGATTTTCTTCATATGATGTTTGCGGTTCCATCAGAACCATATGAAATACCACAAGAACTTGAAAAGGCTTTGGACCTTCTTTTAATCCTGCATGCTGATCATGAACAAAACTGCAGTACTTCAACAGTTAGAATGGTTGGAAGCAGTGAAGCAAATCTGTTCGCTTCAATTTCGGCAGGCATAAGCGCTTTGTGGGGGAAACTACACGGTGGTGCAAACCAGGCTGTTCTTGAAATGCTGGAGATGATTAAGGCTGATGGTGGTAATTACAAAAAATTTGTTGATATGGCAAAGGATAAAAATTCCAACTTTAAGTTAATGGGCTTTGGGCACCGTGTTTATAAAAACTTCGATCCTCGCGCTACAATTCTTAAAGAAGCCGCCGATAAAGTTCTAAATCAACTTGGTAAAAATGATCCTTTGTTAGACATTGCAAAAAATCTGGAGAGAGTTGCGCTTGAAGATAATTATTTTGTTGAAAGAAAACTTTATCCAAATGTTGATTTCTACAGCGGAATAATTTATCGTGCGATGGGAATTCCTACCGATATGTTCACAGTAATGTTTGCCCTTGGAAGATTACCCGGATGGATTGCTCAATGGAAAGAAATGAGAAGTGATTCACATGCTCGGATTTATAGACCGCGCCAGATTTATGTTGGAGCCGTAAATCAAACATATGTTCCATTGGATAAAAGATAA
- a CDS encoding acetyl-CoA carboxylase biotin carboxyl carrier protein subunit — protein sequence MDNINDFYKVIIDDTSYEAKLTPKFIRRKPYIPADPKKLNAILPGNILELCVKKGQSVKRGDKLLVFEAMKMKNTIISPQDFIIKTIHVKPGSMVAKGELLVEFE from the coding sequence ATGGATAATATAAACGATTTTTACAAAGTTATAATTGATGATACTTCTTACGAAGCTAAATTAACTCCAAAGTTTATTCGCAGAAAACCATACATTCCTGCTGATCCAAAGAAGCTTAATGCAATATTACCCGGTAATATTTTGGAATTGTGTGTTAAGAAAGGGCAAAGTGTTAAGCGTGGAGATAAACTTCTTGTATTTGAAGCAATGAAGATGAAGAACACAATTATCTCTCCACAAGATTTTATTATTAAAACAATTCATGTAAAACCTGGCAGTATGGTAGCCAAAGGTGAATTGCTTGTTGAGTTTGAATAA
- a CDS encoding acyl-CoA carboxylase subunit beta has protein sequence MSLASKIIDLFKRKDTISAGGGAKAIQKQMAMGKLPARERIKILLDPGSFQETDLFVEHQAKDFDMDKKILPADGVITGSGTIFGHPICIFAQDFTVAGGSLGLMHAKKITKIMDHAIKMGVPLIGINDSGGARIQEGVNSLAGYGDIFYRNTLASGVIPQISVILGPCAGGAVYSPALTDFVFVVDKISKMFITGPEVIKTVLGEEISMEDLGGARVQTEISGNAHFFALSEYECFEQIKKLITFIPWNNRKKAEVFPSKLPKPQFRIDKIIPTEASKPYDIRDVIKAICDDSDFLEIQEMWAANIVIGFARMDGHTVGIVGNQPMVLAGVLDVDSSDKAARFIRFCDAFNIPLLTLVDLPGYLPGIDQEHAGVIRHGAKVLYAYSEASVPKITIILRKAYGGGYIAMCSRHLGADFVYAWPTAEIAVMGPEGAANIIFKNEIATAEDPDAMRKKKVQEYSEKFANPYVAAAAGHIDAVINPEETRSTLLHAFRLSANKVELRPNKKHGIPPF, from the coding sequence GTGTCTTTAGCAAGTAAAATCATAGATTTATTTAAACGGAAGGATACAATTTCTGCGGGTGGTGGCGCCAAGGCTATCCAAAAACAGATGGCAATGGGAAAACTTCCGGCAAGGGAAAGAATTAAAATTCTTCTCGATCCAGGCTCGTTCCAGGAAACCGATCTTTTTGTAGAACATCAGGCAAAAGATTTTGATATGGATAAAAAGATTCTTCCCGCAGATGGAGTAATTACTGGTTCGGGAACCATATTCGGTCATCCAATTTGTATTTTTGCACAGGATTTTACAGTCGCAGGCGGATCACTTGGATTGATGCATGCAAAAAAAATTACAAAGATTATGGATCACGCAATTAAGATGGGTGTTCCTCTAATCGGAATAAATGATTCTGGTGGTGCCCGAATTCAGGAAGGTGTAAATTCTTTGGCAGGATATGGAGACATTTTTTACCGCAATACATTAGCTTCGGGAGTAATTCCGCAAATCTCTGTAATACTTGGTCCATGTGCCGGCGGAGCAGTTTATTCGCCAGCATTAACTGATTTTGTTTTTGTAGTAGATAAAATTTCCAAAATGTTTATCACTGGTCCGGAAGTAATTAAAACTGTTCTTGGTGAAGAAATATCGATGGAAGATCTTGGCGGGGCAAGAGTGCAAACGGAAATTTCCGGCAACGCACATTTCTTTGCTTTAAGCGAGTATGAATGTTTTGAACAGATAAAGAAGCTAATCACATTCATTCCCTGGAACAACAGAAAGAAAGCGGAAGTATTTCCATCCAAACTTCCCAAACCTCAATTTAGAATTGATAAAATAATTCCAACTGAAGCGAGCAAACCTTACGACATTCGCGATGTTATTAAAGCCATTTGTGATGATTCCGATTTCCTTGAAATCCAGGAAATGTGGGCAGCAAATATTGTTATTGGTTTTGCAAGGATGGATGGTCATACCGTAGGTATTGTTGGCAATCAGCCAATGGTTTTGGCGGGAGTTCTTGATGTTGATTCATCCGATAAAGCCGCAAGATTTATCCGGTTCTGCGATGCGTTTAATATTCCTTTATTAACTCTTGTAGATTTACCCGGATACCTTCCTGGTATCGATCAGGAGCATGCCGGAGTTATTCGTCATGGCGCTAAAGTTTTGTATGCTTATAGTGAAGCGTCTGTTCCCAAAATAACAATTATTTTACGTAAGGCTTACGGTGGCGGATACATAGCAATGTGCTCGCGCCATCTGGGTGCTGATTTTGTTTATGCCTGGCCCACAGCAGAAATTGCTGTAATGGGACCAGAAGGCGCCGCTAATATAATTTTCAAAAATGAAATTGCTACAGCAGAAGATCCTGATGCAATGAGAAAAAAGAAAGTGCAGGAGTATAGCGAGAAATTTGCAAATCCTTATGTTGCCGCCGCCGCGGGGCATATAGATGCAGTGATTAATCCGGAAGAAACAAGATCAACACTTTTACATGCATTTAGATTATCGGCAAATAAAGTTGAGTTACGACCCAACAAGAAGCACGGAATTCCACCTTTTTAA
- the arsM gene encoding arsenite methyltransferase translates to MNSEKEIKEIVKDKYAEIAIRSEIKSGCGCGCSSSSKDDYTILEDEYSNLQGYVADADLGLGCGLPTEHAGIKEGDTVVDLGSGAGNDVFVAHSFVGKTGKVIGIDMTPEMVIKAEKNKAKLGFNNVEFKLGEIESLPLENNFADVVISNCVLNLVPNKEKAFAEIYRVLKTGAHFCVSDLVIKGELPGKILESAAMYAGCVAGALKMEDYLNAISKAGFKNTEIKTEKRITLPDKLLLNYLSQTELDEYKNSGSGILSITVVAGK, encoded by the coding sequence ATGAACTCAGAAAAAGAAATAAAAGAAATCGTAAAAGACAAATATGCGGAAATTGCAATCCGTAGTGAGATTAAATCCGGTTGCGGATGTGGTTGCAGCAGCAGTTCTAAAGACGATTACACAATACTTGAAGATGAATATTCAAACCTTCAGGGTTATGTTGCAGATGCTGATTTAGGTTTGGGCTGTGGGCTTCCAACTGAACACGCTGGAATAAAAGAAGGCGATACTGTTGTTGATCTTGGCTCCGGTGCCGGTAATGATGTTTTTGTTGCCCACTCATTTGTTGGTAAAACCGGAAAAGTAATTGGAATAGATATGACTCCGGAAATGGTGATCAAGGCTGAAAAAAACAAAGCTAAACTTGGATTCAATAATGTCGAATTCAAATTAGGTGAGATTGAAAGCCTTCCATTAGAAAATAATTTTGCGGATGTAGTAATTAGTAACTGCGTTTTAAATCTTGTTCCAAATAAGGAAAAAGCATTTGCCGAGATTTACCGTGTGCTTAAAACCGGTGCACATTTCTGTGTATCCGATTTGGTAATTAAAGGTGAACTGCCCGGAAAAATTCTTGAGTCTGCTGCAATGTACGCCGGCTGTGTTGCGGGCGCATTAAAGATGGAAGATTATCTTAATGCAATTAGCAAAGCCGGTTTTAAAAATACCGAAATAAAAACCGAAAAGCGGATTACATTACCGGACAAATTATTGCTAAACTATCTTTCACAAACCGAGCTTGATGAATATAAAAATTCCGGCTCTGGAATTTTAAGCATTACAGTTGTTGCGGGAAAGTAA
- a CDS encoding cytochrome C biogenesis protein, whose product MIDTIFLSLYEAMSGAVWIALLASFAWGILSILLSPCHLSSIPLVVGFISSQGKISIGRTFNISLVFSVGILITIALIGLITASFGRLMGDIGNVGNYLVAGIFFLVGLYLLDIIKFNWNTGLRQTKAKGLFAALILGLLFGLALGPCTFAYMAPVLGVVFQTAQTNYLLAVTFLLAFGIGHCSVIVGAGTLTGKVQKYLNWSEDSKTILWIKRICGVLVILGGIYLIYNT is encoded by the coding sequence ATGATTGACACTATTTTTTTATCACTTTATGAAGCAATGTCCGGCGCTGTGTGGATTGCCTTACTGGCATCTTTTGCCTGGGGAATTTTATCTATTCTTCTTTCTCCTTGTCATTTATCCAGCATCCCGCTTGTTGTTGGTTTTATAAGTTCACAAGGAAAAATATCTATCGGAAGAACATTTAACATTTCGCTTGTGTTTTCAGTTGGTATTTTAATTACAATTGCATTGATCGGATTAATCACTGCTTCGTTTGGAAGGTTAATGGGCGACATTGGGAACGTTGGTAATTATCTTGTAGCGGGAATTTTCTTTTTAGTCGGTCTTTATCTTTTAGATATAATTAAATTTAACTGGAATACCGGTTTAAGGCAGACAAAAGCAAAAGGATTATTTGCTGCATTGATTCTTGGATTACTTTTCGGTTTAGCCTTAGGTCCTTGTACATTCGCATATATGGCGCCAGTGCTTGGCGTTGTGTTTCAGACAGCTCAAACAAATTATCTTCTGGCTGTAACTTTTCTTTTGGCATTTGGAATTGGACATTGTTCTGTTATTGTTGGCGCTGGTACATTAACCGGCAAGGTGCAGAAATACTTAAACTGGTCCGAAGATTCAAAAACAATTTTGTGGATTAAAAGAATTTGCGGCGTGCTTGTTATTCTTGGAGGAATTTATTTAATCTATAACACATAA
- a CDS encoding four helix bundle protein: MLIGNNILSLFKEDFYMNDGLEDLRFYKTSLELWELCWNDTEILQKDFRGKEIAKQLIRSCGSISANIEEGYGRGFGKEYPHFLRIARGSARESKGWYKRSKFLLTPDIIIERCNTLDALIAMTTKSIETLEKKRT; the protein is encoded by the coding sequence ATGCTAATAGGAAACAACATATTATCACTTTTTAAGGAGGATTTTTATATGAATGATGGTTTGGAGGATCTTCGGTTCTACAAAACTTCTCTTGAACTATGGGAGTTGTGTTGGAATGATACCGAAATATTACAAAAAGATTTCCGTGGTAAGGAGATTGCGAAACAACTTATACGATCCTGCGGCTCAATCTCGGCAAATATTGAAGAAGGATACGGTAGAGGATTTGGAAAAGAGTATCCGCATTTTCTTAGAATTGCACGAGGCTCCGCTCGGGAATCAAAGGGCTGGTATAAAAGATCTAAATTTTTATTAACACCGGATATTATAATTGAAAGATGCAATACTCTTGATGCATTAATTGCAATGACAACAAAATCAATAGAAACGTTGGAGAAAAAACGAACATGA
- a CDS encoding thioredoxin family protein, translating into MNKILLSIWLLLTFAIACEAQSLKGKKSVNKNVKPIVTFIELGSVNCIPCKMMQPIMKSVEKKYGNQVKVIFYDVWTKEQGPYAEKYGIKLIPTQVFLDENGKEFHRHEGFYPEKEIDKLLLGKGVMVKK; encoded by the coding sequence ATGAATAAAATATTATTATCAATTTGGTTGTTGCTCACTTTTGCAATTGCGTGCGAAGCGCAAAGTTTAAAGGGAAAAAAATCAGTCAATAAAAATGTAAAACCAATAGTTACATTTATTGAGCTTGGTTCGGTGAATTGTATACCGTGTAAGATGATGCAGCCGATTATGAAATCAGTTGAAAAGAAATACGGTAATCAAGTTAAAGTGATTTTTTATGATGTGTGGACAAAGGAACAAGGACCATACGCAGAAAAGTATGGCATCAAGCTAATTCCCACCCAAGTTTTCCTGGATGAAAACGGCAAAGAATTCCACCGGCACGAAGGATTTTATCCGGAAAAAGAAATTGATAAACTTTTGCTTGGAAAAGGAGTGATGGTGAAAAAGTGA
- a CDS encoding thioredoxin family protein — protein sequence MIIKILGSGCAKCNKLEEKVKQLALENNIEATFQKVTDFKEMINYKIMMTPALVINEVVKSTGIIPKDDQIIKWLKEN from the coding sequence ATGATTATTAAAATTCTTGGCAGCGGATGCGCCAAATGCAACAAGCTCGAAGAAAAAGTTAAACAGCTTGCTTTGGAAAATAATATTGAAGCAACATTTCAGAAGGTAACTGACTTTAAGGAAATGATTAACTACAAAATTATGATGACTCCCGCTTTGGTAATAAATGAGGTTGTTAAAAGTACAGGCATCATTCCAAAGGACGATCAGATAATTAAATGGCTAAAGGAAAACTAA